The following are from one region of the Rosettibacter firmus genome:
- a CDS encoding transporter — translation MRHKNKLLPFALYIVITLTSSSLKNYAQEGWSLKASLQFSGGNYSYNNSSKIFYFYGEASYQKNNWSFNVSVPVVAQNAGGVGQVGGMMLPNGNNDEDNHYNMMTGNENNSNFMNNHSMSSFNHFGLGDISLYGSYNIFEDNASLFSLSLNSFFKIPTASYSLGLGTGKFDLGISATIRKMLDSYIGFLDLGYIEIGDPPNIKYNNPLSIGLGLGKFFDEGNYSLLLYYQAYTKIIDGYPAPQLLSLGFNYKINSSLTLSLIGAAGLSKITSNFSFSSGLEWNL, via the coding sequence ATGAGACATAAAAATAAACTATTGCCCTTTGCCCTCTATATTGTTATAACACTCACCTCTTCAAGCCTCAAGAACTACGCCCAGGAAGGCTGGTCTTTAAAAGCCAGCCTTCAATTTTCAGGAGGAAATTATTCTTACAACAATTCAAGTAAAATATTTTATTTTTACGGCGAAGCCAGTTATCAAAAAAATAACTGGAGCTTCAATGTTTCTGTACCTGTTGTTGCTCAGAATGCAGGTGGTGTTGGTCAGGTAGGAGGCATGATGCTTCCAAATGGAAATAATGATGAAGATAATCATTATAACATGATGACTGGTAATGAAAATAATAGTAACTTTATGAACAATCATTCAATGTCCTCATTCAACCATTTTGGTCTTGGAGATATTTCTCTCTATGGTTCATATAATATTTTTGAAGATAATGCTTCACTGTTTTCGCTGAGTTTAAATTCATTTTTTAAAATTCCTACTGCAAGTTACAGCCTTGGTTTAGGTACAGGAAAATTTGATTTGGGAATTTCAGCAACAATTAGAAAAATGCTGGATAGCTACATTGGTTTTCTAGACCTTGGTTATATTGAAATTGGAGATCCACCTAATATTAAATATAATAATCCGCTAAGTATTGGACTAGGTTTAGGAAAGTTTTTTGATGAAGGTAATTATTCTCTTTTGCTTTATTATCAGGCATATACAAAAATAATTGATGGTTATCCTGCCCCTCAATTATTATCACTTGGATTTAATTACAAAATTAATTCCAGCCTCACCCTTTCTTTGATTGGAGCCGCAGGATTAAGTAAAATAACTTCTAATTTTTCTTTTTCTAGTGGTCTGGAATGGAACCTTTAA
- a CDS encoding 4Fe-4S dicluster domain-containing protein produces MTVESEILPGVHPEKEVLLRNSFLYRTKVIPQGERIKLCIQCGTCTGSCPLSYAMDITPRKLIALFRAGDMESILRSKSIWICASCYTCQTRCPSLIKVTDILYALKRTAMEKKLFNKNIPTYALSYSFMKCIYKYGRLNEAQLILRFYLRTGLWKIINLIPLGIKLITKRRIKLTSEKIKAINDLRKIIKKAETFELPPEKEELAYIPEAVGYKAVS; encoded by the coding sequence ATGACAGTAGAAAGTGAAATATTACCTGGAGTGCATCCAGAAAAAGAAGTTTTATTACGTAATTCATTTCTATATCGAACAAAAGTAATTCCACAGGGAGAACGAATTAAACTTTGTATTCAATGTGGCACGTGCACGGGTTCATGCCCTCTTTCATATGCTATGGATATTACTCCAAGAAAATTAATAGCATTGTTTAGAGCTGGTGATATGGAATCAATATTAAGAAGTAAATCTATCTGGATTTGTGCTTCTTGTTATACCTGTCAAACTCGATGTCCTTCGCTAATAAAAGTTACAGATATACTTTATGCACTTAAAAGAACTGCAATGGAAAAGAAACTATTCAATAAGAATATACCAACTTATGCATTATCATATTCTTTTATGAAATGTATTTATAAATACGGAAGATTGAATGAAGCGCAATTAATTCTAAGATTTTATTTAAGAACAGGATTATGGAAAATTATAAATCTAATTCCACTGGGAATAAAATTAATTACAAAAAGAAGAATAAAACTGACTTCTGAAAAAATAAAGGCAATAAATGATTTAAGAAAGATTATTAAAAAAGCCGAAACTTTTGAATTACCACCAGAAAAAGAAGAATTAGCTTACATCCCCGAAGCTGTTGGATACAAAGCTGTGAGTTAA
- a CDS encoding DsrE/DsrF/TusD sulfur relay family protein, whose amino-acid sequence MKYLFIINDAPYGTEKAYNALRLAMQLQKDFENTVIRIFLMADAVTCALPSQTTPNGYYNIERMLKSIITKGGEVKICGTCADARGIRNLNLIDGCQISNMSELAKWTEDSDKVIVF is encoded by the coding sequence ATGAAATATTTATTTATTATAAACGATGCACCTTACGGAACAGAAAAAGCTTATAATGCACTTCGCCTTGCTATGCAATTACAAAAAGACTTTGAAAACACAGTAATAAGAATATTTTTAATGGCTGATGCTGTAACCTGTGCGTTACCAAGTCAAACAACTCCAAATGGTTATTATAATATTGAAAGAATGCTTAAGTCAATAATAACAAAAGGTGGTGAAGTAAAAATTTGTGGAACATGTGCAGATGCTCGTGGAATAAGAAATCTTAATTTAATTGATGGATGTCAGATAAGTAACATGTCAGAATTAGCAAAATGGACAGAAGATTCAGATAAAGTAATTGTATTTTAA
- a CDS encoding CoB--CoM heterodisulfide reductase iron-sulfur subunit B family protein: MKYAYYPGCSLHTVNNNYDKSCRAVFNALNCELVELEDWNCCGATIYMSIKEITALAVAARNLALAERIGYDIVTPCSSCYTILNKANKYLKSNNEVFDKVNLCLKEAGLSYNGTVRVRHPLDILVNDIGIEIIKLNVKIPLIGLRIANYYGCQIVRPEKGFDDRENPMSMENLFENIGAEDVYFPYKLRCCGGMLMTTYQSSSLNLTKEILECAQENGADCIATTCPLCQMNLEGYQNKINRIYSTTYKIPILFFTQILGVALGIDVGELGLEQNFYKCDKLESLYKVSLNHQK; this comes from the coding sequence ATGAAATATGCATATTATCCGGGTTGTAGTCTTCACACAGTAAATAATAATTACGACAAATCGTGCAGAGCTGTATTTAATGCACTTAATTGTGAACTTGTAGAACTTGAGGACTGGAACTGCTGTGGTGCAACAATCTACATGTCAATCAAAGAAATAACGGCACTTGCAGTAGCTGCACGCAATCTTGCTCTGGCAGAAAGAATTGGATATGATATTGTTACTCCCTGTAGCTCTTGTTATACAATTCTGAATAAAGCTAATAAGTATTTAAAAAGTAATAATGAAGTTTTTGATAAAGTTAATCTTTGTCTTAAAGAAGCAGGATTATCGTATAATGGCACAGTTCGAGTTCGTCATCCACTTGATATTCTTGTAAATGATATAGGAATTGAAATAATCAAATTAAATGTCAAAATACCACTCATAGGATTAAGAATTGCAAATTACTATGGCTGTCAAATAGTTAGACCCGAAAAAGGATTTGATGATAGAGAAAATCCAATGTCTATGGAAAATCTTTTTGAAAACATAGGAGCAGAAGATGTTTATTTTCCTTATAAACTCCGTTGTTGCGGTGGTATGTTAATGACAACTTATCAAAGTTCTTCTCTTAATCTAACTAAAGAAATTCTTGAATGTGCTCAAGAAAATGGAGCTGATTGCATTGCTACCACCTGTCCTCTCTGTCAAATGAATCTTGAAGGATATCAGAATAAAATTAATAGAATATATTCTACTACATATAAAATACCCATTCTTTTTTTTACTCAGATACTTGGTGTTGCACTTGGTATTGATGTTGGCGAATTAGGTCTCGAACAAAATTTTTATAAGTGCGACAAATTAGAATCATTATATAAAGTATCATTAAACCATCAGAAATGA
- a CDS encoding hydrogenase iron-sulfur subunit → MNEVFEPKIVGFLCNWCAYSGADLAGVSRLKSSPNIRIIRTMCSGRVDPSFVFEAFKRGADGVLIAGCHFGDCHYLEGNFKTLRRVEFLKMILKQFGIDEKRLRLEWISASESEKYAKVSFEFTEEIRKLGPLKLNL, encoded by the coding sequence ATGAACGAAGTATTTGAACCTAAAATTGTTGGGTTCCTTTGTAATTGGTGTGCATATTCAGGAGCCGATTTAGCCGGTGTGTCGAGACTTAAATCTTCACCTAATATTAGAATAATAAGAACAATGTGTTCTGGTCGTGTTGATCCTTCTTTTGTGTTCGAAGCATTTAAACGAGGAGCTGATGGTGTTTTAATTGCAGGTTGTCACTTTGGTGATTGTCATTATCTCGAAGGAAATTTTAAAACTCTTAGAAGAGTAGAATTTCTTAAAATGATTTTAAAGCAATTTGGTATTGACGAAAAAAGATTACGACTTGAATGGATTTCGGCTTCTGAATCAGAAAAGTATGCTAAAGTTTCTTTTGAATTTACAGAAGAAATAAGAAAACTGGGTCCATTAAAATTAAATTTATGA
- a CDS encoding FAD-dependent oxidoreductase, with amino-acid sequence MNNDIKIGIYICHCGVNIAQTVRVEEIAEKMRDKPYVEVSTSYKFMCSDPGQQMIEKDIREKGLNRIIVAACSPQMHELTFRNTCERAGLNRYLFQMANIREQCSWVHDDVEKATTKALALINAAYKRVKNHTPLEVSKSKINPDTLIIGGGIAGIQAALEIAESGNKVYLVEKESTIGGQMAKFDKTFPTLDCAACILTPKMVSVSHRKNIELMTLSEVEKVSGYIGNFSVRIRKKARYVTSKCTSCGECTKVCPVKVPNWFDEFKQMRTAIHKAFPQAVPNTYVIDRQERPPCIEACPIRQEAAGYIALIRNRKFHEAAQLIHKRNPLAFICGRICYHPCESECNRGHVDKPIAIQHLKRFALDWELKNYGKFVPPKIENQRNEKVAIVGSGPAGLVCAHDLAMKGFQVTVFEQYSIPGGMLAIGIPEYRLPKQFLALEINYLKDLGIQFRTNVKIGTDITIDDLFAEGYSAIFLAIGAHKSVKLDIPGEDAEGVLHGIDFLRKVNVGIGVDIGKNVAVIGGGNTAIDVARTALRLGARRVTILYRRSKYEMPASEEEIADAEAEGIHISYLTAPVEIIHENGNVKAVKCIRMTLGEPDSSGRRRPIPVPQSEHILEFDKVIVAISQMPDLSPINTGTRFLTTKWGTLQVNLETLETNIKGIFAGGDVVLGPSTVIASMGHGRRAAESIEKYLNGEPLENYKTHMVKLDVLRGESFRPHTYAPTYKETPKIEREVISKLDPVYRKTNFEEVELGFTEEQAVREASRCLNCGVCVECHECQRVCQPNAIDYTMKDEIVEIKVGQIIVATGYEIIDASKLFPYGYGRLENVYSSLEFERILSSTGPTGGKVVLRNGKSPRAVAIIHCVGSRDSNFNKYCSRVCCMYALKFAHLVKERTNAEVYQFYIDMRAYGKGYEEFYSRILNEGINVIRGKVAEVVERKSLDGEKFLVVKCEDTLIGKFREIPVDMVILCNALQPNRSAEKIAKVLGLSRSPDGFFLERHPKLDPFSTMSDGIYIVGCAQGPKDIPDTVAQASAAAGRTLSLISKGEVEIEPIRAYIDEKYCSGCRICNNLCPFNAIEFNEDKKISFVNEALCKGCGTCVAACPAGAITGMGFSDDQIYAELEGILEI; translated from the coding sequence ATGAATAATGATATTAAAATTGGTATTTATATTTGTCACTGTGGAGTTAATATCGCACAAACTGTTAGAGTTGAAGAAATTGCTGAAAAAATGAGAGACAAGCCATACGTAGAAGTTTCTACCTCATATAAATTTATGTGTTCCGATCCCGGACAACAAATGATCGAAAAAGATATAAGAGAAAAAGGATTAAATAGAATTATTGTAGCAGCATGTTCTCCACAGATGCACGAATTAACTTTTCGTAATACATGTGAAAGAGCTGGATTAAATCGATATCTATTCCAGATGGCAAATATAAGAGAACAATGTTCATGGGTTCATGATGATGTAGAAAAAGCAACAACAAAAGCACTTGCATTAATAAATGCTGCTTATAAAAGAGTAAAAAATCATACTCCCTTAGAAGTCAGTAAAAGTAAAATTAATCCCGATACTCTTATAATTGGTGGTGGAATTGCAGGAATACAGGCTGCACTGGAAATTGCAGAATCTGGTAATAAAGTTTATTTGGTTGAAAAAGAATCGACTATTGGTGGACAAATGGCAAAGTTCGATAAAACATTTCCTACACTTGACTGTGCTGCCTGTATTCTTACACCTAAAATGGTTTCCGTTAGTCATAGAAAAAATATTGAATTGATGACTCTATCCGAAGTGGAAAAAGTTAGTGGTTATATTGGTAATTTTTCTGTAAGAATAAGAAAAAAAGCAAGGTATGTTACATCAAAATGCACTTCGTGTGGAGAATGTACTAAAGTATGCCCTGTTAAAGTTCCTAACTGGTTTGATGAATTTAAACAAATGCGAACAGCCATTCACAAGGCTTTTCCTCAAGCAGTTCCTAATACTTATGTAATCGATCGTCAGGAAAGACCTCCATGTATAGAAGCATGCCCTATTCGTCAAGAAGCAGCTGGTTATATAGCTTTAATAAGAAATAGAAAATTTCATGAAGCAGCACAATTGATTCATAAAAGAAATCCACTTGCATTTATTTGTGGAAGAATTTGTTATCATCCATGCGAAAGTGAATGTAATCGTGGTCATGTTGATAAACCCATTGCAATTCAACATTTAAAACGCTTTGCTCTTGATTGGGAATTGAAAAACTATGGAAAATTTGTTCCACCCAAAATTGAAAATCAAAGGAATGAAAAAGTAGCAATTGTTGGTTCTGGACCTGCTGGTTTAGTTTGTGCTCACGATCTTGCAATGAAAGGTTTTCAAGTTACTGTGTTTGAACAATACTCCATTCCCGGTGGTATGCTTGCAATTGGAATTCCTGAATATCGATTACCAAAACAATTCTTGGCATTAGAAATTAATTACCTTAAAGATCTTGGTATTCAATTTAGAACCAATGTAAAAATTGGAACTGATATAACTATTGATGATTTATTTGCCGAAGGATATTCTGCAATTTTTCTGGCTATTGGTGCACATAAAAGTGTAAAATTGGATATTCCGGGAGAAGATGCTGAAGGGGTGCTGCACGGGATTGACTTTTTAAGAAAGGTTAATGTAGGTATTGGAGTGGATATTGGAAAGAATGTGGCGGTTATTGGCGGGGGTAATACTGCAATTGATGTTGCAAGAACTGCTCTTCGTTTAGGGGCTCGAAGAGTTACAATTCTTTATAGACGATCAAAATATGAAATGCCAGCCTCTGAAGAAGAAATTGCCGATGCCGAAGCCGAAGGAATTCATATTTCTTATTTAACTGCTCCAGTTGAAATTATTCACGAAAATGGAAATGTTAAAGCAGTTAAATGTATTAGAATGACTTTAGGTGAACCAGATTCTTCGGGTCGTAGAAGACCTATTCCAGTTCCTCAAAGTGAACATATTCTGGAATTTGATAAAGTAATTGTTGCAATAAGTCAGATGCCAGATTTATCGCCTATTAATACTGGAACTCGTTTTCTGACAACAAAATGGGGAACTCTTCAGGTAAATCTTGAAACACTTGAGACAAATATTAAAGGAATTTTTGCTGGCGGAGATGTTGTACTTGGACCATCGACAGTTATAGCTTCAATGGGACATGGAAGACGTGCAGCTGAATCAATTGAAAAATATCTTAATGGCGAACCTCTTGAAAATTATAAAACTCATATGGTAAAATTAGATGTTCTAAGAGGAGAAAGTTTTAGACCACACACATACGCACCTACATATAAAGAAACTCCCAAAATTGAAAGAGAAGTTATATCAAAACTTGATCCTGTTTATAGAAAAACAAATTTCGAAGAAGTTGAACTTGGATTTACAGAAGAACAGGCAGTTCGAGAAGCATCAAGATGCTTAAATTGTGGTGTTTGTGTTGAATGCCATGAATGTCAGAGAGTATGTCAACCAAATGCTATTGATTATACAATGAAAGATGAAATCGTTGAAATTAAAGTTGGTCAAATCATAGTTGCAACCGGATATGAAATAATTGATGCATCAAAACTTTTTCCGTATGGTTATGGAAGATTAGAAAATGTTTATTCATCACTTGAGTTTGAAAGAATACTTTCTTCAACTGGTCCAACTGGTGGAAAAGTAGTTTTAAGAAATGGAAAAAGTCCAAGAGCAGTTGCAATTATTCATTGTGTTGGTTCACGTGATTCTAATTTCAATAAATATTGTTCTCGTGTATGCTGTATGTATGCATTGAAATTTGCACATTTAGTAAAAGAAAGAACTAATGCAGAAGTTTATCAATTTTATATTGATATGAGAGCTTATGGAAAAGGTTATGAAGAATTTTATTCGAGAATATTGAACGAAGGAATAAATGTGATTCGTGGTAAAGTAGCAGAAGTTGTTGAAAGAAAATCTTTAGATGGCGAGAAATTCCTTGTGGTAAAATGCGAAGATACTCTAATTGGAAAGTTTAGAGAAATTCCAGTTGATATGGTTATACTTTGCAATGCACTTCAACCAAATAGGAGTGCAGAAAAAATTGCAAAAGTTTTAGGCTTATCAAGAAGTCCAGATGGATTCTTTCTCGAACGTCATCCAAAACTCGATCCTTTCTCGACAATGAGTGATGGAATTTATATCGTTGGATGTGCACAAGGACCTAAAGATATTCCAGATACTGTTGCTCAAGCAAGTGCTGCGGCTGGAAGAACCCTCTCATTAATTTCAAAAGGAGAAGTTGAGATTGAACCTATTCGTGCATACATAGATGAAAAATATTGTTCAGGATGCCGCATATGCAATAATTTATGTCCTTTTAATGCCATTGAGTTTAATGAAGATAAAAAAATATCATTTGTTAACGAAGCATTATGCAAAGGATGTGGAACCTGTGTAGCAGCCTGTCCTGCAGGTGCAATTACAGGCATGGGATTCTCTGATGATCAAATTTATGCAGAATTAGAAGGGATATTAGAAATATAA
- a CDS encoding ferritin-like domain-containing protein: MIAEDLTALEALGVAIRSEIDAQEIYQDLADLSQNELLKERFLNLVKEEKQHQLILEKKYNEMFPDVPLKLPESQMPKHINSSAARKKMSLKDVLKIAIDEEKRARDFYLDCAEYVTDLSGKRIFRFLADMEFSHQMIISAEYEMVEKYPQYFGELKSWEVENSLRKERE; encoded by the coding sequence ATGATAGCCGAAGACCTTACAGCTCTTGAAGCTTTAGGAGTGGCAATACGAAGTGAAATTGATGCTCAGGAAATTTATCAGGATTTAGCCGATCTCTCTCAAAATGAATTGCTTAAAGAACGTTTCTTAAACCTTGTAAAAGAAGAGAAGCAACATCAATTAATTCTCGAAAAAAAATATAATGAAATGTTTCCAGATGTTCCTTTGAAACTTCCTGAAAGTCAAATGCCAAAACATATTAATTCATCTGCCGCCAGAAAAAAGATGAGTCTTAAAGATGTTTTAAAAATTGCAATTGATGAAGAAAAAAGAGCAAGAGATTTTTATCTCGATTGTGCTGAATATGTTACAGATTTATCAGGTAAAAGAATATTTAGATTTCTTGCCGATATGGAATTTTCACATCAAATGATAATTTCTGCCGAATATGAAATGGTCGAAAAATATCCACAGTATTTTGGTGAACTCAAAAGCTGGGAAGTTGAAAATAGTTTAAGAAAAGAAAGGGAATAG
- a CDS encoding oxidoreductase: MKPKLALYWAASCGGCEITILDIEEKILDVAEFFDIVFWPCAMDFKYSDVEAMEDGTIDLTLFNGAIRNDENEHIAKLLRKKSKLLVAFGSCAMEGCIPGLANLFDRNEIFDFVFKDSPSVDEQSKGIFPQLKTEHPEGETELPEFWNNVKTLKDVVDVDYFIPGCPPQSFQVTAVILAVIDILKTGKELPPKGTVLGTDNKTCCDECPRTRKEKKIKEFYRPHEIIPDENECLLDQGILCMGPATRSGCGALCVKANVPCRGCYGPPPNVRDQGAKMISALSSVIDATSTDEIRKIFEKLVDPIGTLYRFSLAGSTLKRKHFDYNH; the protein is encoded by the coding sequence ATGAAACCCAAACTTGCATTATACTGGGCTGCAAGTTGTGGTGGTTGCGAAATTACAATTCTTGATATCGAAGAAAAAATTCTTGATGTGGCTGAATTTTTTGATATAGTCTTCTGGCCATGTGCAATGGATTTTAAATATAGCGATGTCGAAGCTATGGAAGATGGCACTATCGATTTAACACTTTTTAATGGTGCAATCCGTAACGATGAAAATGAACATATTGCAAAACTTTTGAGAAAAAAATCTAAACTTTTAGTAGCATTTGGTTCGTGTGCTATGGAAGGCTGTATTCCTGGTTTAGCAAATTTATTTGATAGAAATGAAATCTTTGATTTTGTGTTTAAAGATTCACCAAGTGTTGATGAACAGAGTAAGGGAATTTTCCCTCAACTAAAAACAGAACATCCAGAAGGAGAAACAGAATTACCTGAATTCTGGAATAATGTTAAAACATTAAAAGATGTAGTAGATGTAGATTATTTTATTCCCGGTTGTCCACCTCAATCATTTCAAGTAACAGCTGTGATTCTTGCAGTTATTGATATATTAAAAACTGGAAAGGAATTACCTCCTAAAGGGACGGTGCTTGGTACTGATAATAAAACCTGTTGCGATGAATGTCCACGTACAAGAAAAGAAAAGAAGATTAAAGAATTTTATAGACCTCATGAAATAATACCAGATGAAAATGAATGTCTGCTCGATCAGGGAATATTATGTATGGGACCAGCAACGCGAAGTGGTTGTGGTGCTTTATGTGTTAAAGCAAATGTTCCCTGTAGAGGATGTTATGGTCCTCCACCAAATGTGAGAGATCAAGGTGCTAAAATGATATCTGCTCTAAGTTCTGTTATCGATGCAACTTCAACTGATGAAATAAGAAAAATATTTGAAAAACTGGTTGATCCCATTGGTACATTGTATAGATTTTCATTAGCTGGCTCAACTCTGAAAAGAAAACATTTTGATTACAATCATTAA
- a CDS encoding Ni/Fe hydrogenase subunit alpha — translation MKHIKIDPITRLEGHGRIDIFLNDDGEVENCYFIVPELRGFEKFVQGRPVEEMPRITTRICGVCPEAHHMASAKACDAVYKVEIPSAAKKLRELLYSVFFCADHTVHFYALGGPDFVVGPEAEKSERNILGVINKVGIEAGKKVIKLRSIAQNIIQTLGGKKIHQVTAIPGGITRGLSEEEREMFAKDLEYFIEFAKFTFKVFDDYVLKNSKYIDLILSDNYTQKTYYMGLVDENNKVNFYDGKVRVVDPDGNEFCKYEPNEYLNHVAEHIESWSYLKFPYLKKIGWKGFVDGKESGVYIATPLSRLNVSDGMATPLAQEEYEKFYETFTGDHTGKIPVHHTLATHWARIIELMYAAERANQLINDPEITSKEIRKIPTEIPSEGIGIVEAPRGTLTHHYITDERGIIQKANLIVGTTNNHAAISMSIKRAAKGLIKKGTEITDSVLNMIEMAFRAYDPCFGCATHSLPGQMPLELCIYDSNGNLINYKRRY, via the coding sequence ATGAAACATATAAAAATTGATCCGATTACACGACTCGAAGGTCACGGAAGAATTGATATTTTTCTTAATGATGATGGTGAAGTTGAAAATTGTTATTTCATAGTTCCCGAGTTAAGAGGATTCGAAAAATTTGTTCAGGGTAGACCAGTTGAAGAAATGCCAAGAATTACAACGAGGATTTGTGGTGTATGTCCCGAAGCTCATCATATGGCATCTGCTAAAGCATGCGATGCAGTTTATAAAGTTGAAATTCCATCAGCTGCTAAGAAATTAAGAGAGCTACTTTATTCTGTATTCTTTTGTGCAGATCATACTGTTCATTTCTATGCTTTAGGAGGACCAGATTTTGTAGTTGGTCCAGAGGCTGAAAAATCCGAAAGAAATATTTTAGGTGTTATTAATAAAGTTGGAATTGAAGCAGGAAAAAAAGTAATTAAACTTCGTTCTATTGCACAAAATATTATTCAAACACTGGGAGGCAAAAAAATTCATCAGGTTACTGCTATTCCAGGTGGCATAACTCGAGGTCTGAGCGAAGAAGAACGAGAAATGTTTGCTAAAGATTTAGAATACTTTATTGAGTTTGCAAAATTTACTTTTAAGGTCTTCGATGATTATGTCTTAAAAAATTCAAAATATATTGATCTGATTCTATCTGATAATTATACTCAAAAAACTTACTACATGGGTTTGGTTGATGAAAATAATAAAGTCAATTTTTATGATGGAAAAGTTCGAGTTGTTGATCCTGATGGTAATGAATTTTGTAAATATGAACCCAATGAATATCTAAATCATGTTGCAGAGCATATAGAAAGTTGGAGTTATCTTAAATTTCCATATCTCAAAAAAATAGGCTGGAAAGGATTTGTAGATGGTAAAGAAAGTGGAGTTTACATTGCAACTCCACTATCAAGATTAAATGTTTCTGATGGAATGGCAACTCCATTAGCACAGGAAGAGTATGAAAAATTTTATGAAACATTTACGGGAGATCATACAGGTAAAATCCCAGTTCATCATACACTGGCTACACACTGGGCAAGGATTATTGAACTTATGTATGCTGCCGAAAGAGCAAATCAATTAATTAATGATCCAGAAATTACATCTAAAGAAATCAGAAAAATACCTACTGAAATTCCATCCGAAGGAATTGGTATTGTTGAAGCACCACGTGGTACATTAACACATCATTATATTACTGATGAAAGAGGAATTATTCAGAAAGCAAATTTAATTGTAGGAACAACCAATAATCACGCTGCAATTTCAATGTCGATAAAAAGAGCAGCAAAAGGATTAATTAAAAAAGGAACAGAAATTACCGATTCTGTTTTAAATATGATTGAAATGGCATTCCGTGCATACGATCCATGTTTTGGTTGTGCAACTCATTCATTACCAGGTCAAATGCCACTTGAACTTTGTATTTATGATTCAAATGGAAATTTAATTAATTATAAAAGAAGATATTAG
- a CDS encoding DUF2231 domain-containing protein: MQLLPDWAPNIHPMIVHFPLVLLIFAVLFDFTGLVLTKFEWIKKSALLLYFLGTIAAVIAFITGNGASDSINIPSNAFSAVNEHADWAEITLWFFIIYTIVRLIFAFGFKYIPFAKIIIIPVVLSGFIGIYFLYNTGDHGAKLVYGYGLGTGNILKSEKTLQTAESKFVSDSTFSVRKDGSWRLIADENVIKVLSQKFKWIEGSLQELNPMYESSESILMFHLGEENPIIAGFIYDNKIKSVQTTVKINLDNFNGELELIHNFVDKNNYDLLGLKKDEIYLARKTNGETKIFEKKSLQSKQIDGLLEIKVVSEGTHFRGYINNKLYIHGHGSVPQPGSAGIKFSGTGIINIKSINVESL; this comes from the coding sequence ATGCAATTATTACCAGATTGGGCACCAAATATTCATCCAATGATAGTTCACTTTCCACTTGTCCTTTTGATCTTTGCAGTGTTATTTGACTTTACAGGTTTGGTATTAACAAAATTCGAATGGATTAAAAAGTCTGCATTATTATTATACTTTTTAGGAACAATAGCAGCAGTGATTGCTTTTATTACTGGCAATGGAGCATCGGATAGTATAAATATTCCGTCTAATGCTTTTTCTGCTGTGAATGAACATGCTGATTGGGCAGAAATTACTTTATGGTTTTTCATCATTTATACAATAGTTCGTTTAATCTTTGCATTTGGATTTAAATATATACCATTTGCAAAAATTATTATAATTCCTGTTGTACTTAGTGGATTTATTGGCATCTACTTTTTATACAATACTGGTGATCATGGTGCAAAGTTAGTTTATGGATATGGATTGGGAACCGGTAATATTTTAAAATCGGAAAAAACATTACAAACTGCAGAAAGTAAATTTGTTTCTGATTCAACTTTCTCTGTAAGAAAAGATGGCTCATGGAGATTAATCGCAGATGAAAATGTTATTAAAGTTCTATCTCAAAAATTTAAGTGGATCGAAGGTTCTCTACAAGAACTCAATCCAATGTACGAATCCTCCGAATCTATATTAATGTTTCATCTTGGCGAAGAAAATCCAATTATAGCTGGATTTATTTATGATAATAAAATCAAGAGTGTTCAAACTACAGTAAAAATTAATCTCGATAATTTTAATGGTGAACTGGAATTGATTCATAATTTTGTAGATAAAAATAATTACGACTTACTCGGCTTAAAAAAGGATGAAATTTATCTTGCAAGAAAAACTAATGGAGAAACAAAAATCTTTGAGAAAAAAAGCTTGCAAAGTAAACAAATTGATGGATTGCTTGAAATAAAAGTTGTAAGTGAAGGAACTCATTTCAGAGGCTATATAAATAATAAATTGTATATACACGGACATGGAAGTGTTCCTCAGCCAGGTAGTGCAGGAATTAAATTCTCTGGCACAGGCATCATCAACATTAAATCAATTAATGTTGAATCTCTATAA